One Streptomyces sp. RPA4-2 genomic window carries:
- a CDS encoding S8 family serine peptidase produces the protein MRSSARKGTGRRWGAVTVGLTVFGMLVPSTTTHAAEPVRQTPPSGVAQTNNPKAVANVDLARIVSASGGSVPVTLITGDKLHVGVDDDGKPVVRDTESAPRPDGLPVVFHTLTRQGKLYVVPDDALALVGKGMLDWSLFDLSQLVTLVEAGKGDTVPVLVTYTDTAAADKTRKVAGASGGRTLPSINGRSLNIADDGRWWQEVRGKTASTPAAARSAGSLTGVKKVWLNGLAHVDLEQSVPQIGAPVAWERGYDGTGVTVAVLDTGIDATHPDVSASIAGQVDFTGSPTGAKDGHGHGTHVASTVLGSGAASKGLRKGVAPGAKLLVGKVCDDSGQCPDDGIIAAMDWAAHSGAKIVNMSLGGDPTDGTDPMSQALNELSRATGTLFVVAAGNSGLTPQKVVAPGSADDALTVAAVDKSDEMASFSNRGPRIGDGAAKPDIAAPGVDIVAARAAGTTMGTPVDQYYTTASGTSMATPHVAGAAAIVAQQHPELTGQQIKALLMSTATDLGHDLYAQGAGRVDLATATDPQVIPKGNLNFGRLAYPQSPVTKKITYTNHADKAITLHLEAPVSFADGRPAVAGMFTLGTDKVIVPANGSAEVSVTLDGGVLGTDGAYGGYNGLLKARDDSGKIQLSSGIHTFVEAEKFPLTLHVVPPTGATDVHYGSATFTPVDDQVHLHAGPTYATGADTVTEQLFRGVYAAQIPVTWRNAAGEWQQAEPMAPEVSLTKATTVSLDLRKAKPLSVQYPESTETYMTSDSVNRVSATGQWTTGTVVSLGYRVSESNWWVLPTGKVSIGTLTHDFYSSRTTPVVTLRTTGRGVPTSLSARYGTPDAALSETQMWLKDDGDPSFREASIPVPRLPIKGHLPVVEAGTGSAAELANVDARGKLVLLTPTDICQATCDFTRLRDERVAAAAAAGAVGVLVAAPDLTSLGRPTELDQCPDGPKSCPAIQSYGPLPIVTLPYDRAESLVKRIRSERSPVELSVGGSVVPKVYAARYHDEGQIKPDSYRVAKDDLDQVDLHFHAAQPGDVHQLAWMQFLRNTPIASQVTLPSLPTRQTLTTFVKRQNDAISRFTASWADRGADSFLTHNRSEANDLVLTGKDDIHWNAGPSVPGAIPQVQTKSGFSVGAGPCSGCRQGDTFYPTIYLTDSSGGRQALIGIVNDELITHDFADIPACGPTPSSTSPNLDYTCDLALLNASGHEIERRTEHLPDESYISQ, from the coding sequence ATGAGGTCAAGCGCACGAAAGGGCACCGGCAGACGCTGGGGCGCGGTGACCGTCGGTCTGACCGTCTTCGGCATGCTCGTGCCGTCGACGACGACCCACGCCGCCGAGCCGGTCCGGCAGACGCCGCCATCCGGTGTCGCACAGACGAACAACCCGAAAGCGGTCGCCAACGTAGACCTGGCGCGGATCGTCTCCGCGTCCGGCGGGTCCGTCCCCGTCACGCTGATCACCGGCGACAAACTGCACGTCGGTGTCGACGACGACGGCAAACCGGTCGTTCGCGATACCGAGAGCGCGCCACGGCCCGACGGACTGCCGGTCGTGTTCCACACCCTCACCCGCCAGGGCAAGTTGTACGTCGTGCCGGACGATGCCCTCGCGCTGGTCGGCAAGGGGATGCTGGACTGGAGTCTGTTCGACCTGAGCCAACTGGTGACGCTCGTCGAGGCAGGCAAGGGCGACACGGTGCCGGTGCTCGTCACCTACACCGACACGGCCGCGGCCGACAAGACGCGGAAGGTCGCCGGGGCCTCCGGCGGGCGGACCCTTCCGAGCATCAACGGCCGCTCGTTGAACATCGCCGACGACGGGCGGTGGTGGCAGGAGGTGCGGGGCAAGACGGCCTCCACGCCGGCCGCCGCCCGCTCCGCCGGTTCCCTGACAGGGGTCAAGAAGGTCTGGCTCAACGGCCTGGCCCACGTCGACCTCGAGCAGTCGGTACCGCAGATCGGCGCGCCGGTCGCCTGGGAACGCGGCTACGACGGCACCGGCGTGACCGTGGCGGTGCTGGACACCGGCATCGATGCCACCCACCCGGACGTGTCCGCGAGCATCGCCGGACAGGTCGACTTCACCGGTAGCCCCACGGGCGCCAAGGACGGGCACGGGCACGGCACCCACGTGGCGTCCACGGTCCTGGGCAGCGGAGCCGCTTCCAAAGGGCTGCGCAAGGGCGTCGCGCCCGGCGCCAAACTGCTGGTGGGCAAGGTTTGCGACGACAGCGGGCAGTGCCCCGACGACGGAATCATCGCGGCCATGGACTGGGCTGCCCACTCGGGAGCCAAGATCGTCAACATGAGCCTGGGAGGTGACCCCACCGACGGAACGGACCCGATGAGCCAGGCGCTCAACGAGCTCAGCCGCGCCACCGGGACCCTGTTCGTGGTCGCGGCCGGCAACTCCGGCTTGACTCCGCAGAAGGTAGTCGCCCCGGGCTCGGCCGACGACGCCCTGACCGTGGCGGCTGTCGACAAGTCCGACGAGATGGCGTCCTTCTCCAACCGCGGACCCCGTATCGGGGACGGCGCCGCCAAGCCTGACATCGCGGCTCCGGGCGTCGACATCGTCGCGGCCCGCGCCGCCGGTACGACCATGGGCACTCCGGTCGACCAGTACTACACCACGGCCAGCGGAACCTCGATGGCCACGCCCCACGTGGCCGGCGCCGCGGCCATCGTCGCCCAGCAGCATCCGGAGCTGACCGGTCAGCAGATCAAGGCGCTGCTGATGAGTACTGCCACCGATCTGGGGCACGACCTGTACGCCCAGGGCGCCGGCCGGGTGGACCTCGCGACCGCGACCGATCCGCAGGTCATCCCGAAGGGGAACCTGAACTTCGGCCGCCTGGCCTACCCGCAGTCGCCGGTGACGAAGAAGATCACGTACACCAACCACGCTGACAAGGCGATCACGCTGCATCTCGAGGCGCCGGTCTCCTTCGCCGACGGCCGGCCCGCCGTGGCAGGCATGTTCACCCTCGGCACGGACAAGGTCATTGTTCCCGCCAACGGGTCCGCCGAGGTGTCGGTGACACTCGACGGCGGCGTGCTCGGCACCGACGGTGCCTACGGCGGTTACAACGGGCTGCTCAAAGCCCGGGACGATTCCGGCAAGATTCAGCTGAGCTCGGGCATTCACACCTTCGTCGAAGCCGAGAAGTTCCCGTTGACCCTGCACGTAGTCCCTCCGACCGGTGCCACCGACGTGCATTACGGCAGCGCCACGTTCACGCCGGTCGACGACCAAGTACACCTGCACGCGGGCCCGACCTACGCAACCGGCGCCGACACCGTGACCGAACAGCTCTTCCGCGGTGTCTACGCGGCGCAGATACCGGTCACCTGGCGCAACGCGGCCGGTGAGTGGCAGCAGGCAGAGCCGATGGCACCGGAGGTCAGCCTCACCAAGGCCACGACGGTCAGCCTGGACCTGCGCAAGGCCAAGCCGCTGAGCGTGCAGTACCCGGAATCGACTGAAACCTACATGACGTCCGATTCCGTCAACCGGGTCTCGGCGACCGGGCAATGGACAACGGGTACGGTGGTCTCGCTCGGCTACAGGGTCAGCGAATCGAACTGGTGGGTGCTGCCTACGGGCAAGGTGAGCATCGGCACCCTCACCCACGACTTCTACAGCTCGCGGACAACCCCGGTCGTCACCCTGCGGACCACCGGCCGCGGTGTCCCCACCAGCCTGTCCGCCCGCTACGGGACCCCTGACGCCGCTTTGAGCGAGACGCAGATGTGGCTGAAGGACGACGGTGATCCAAGCTTCCGCGAAGCCTCGATCCCGGTTCCCCGGCTGCCGATCAAGGGACACCTCCCGGTGGTCGAGGCGGGCACCGGTTCCGCCGCCGAGCTTGCGAACGTCGACGCCCGGGGCAAGCTCGTGCTTCTGACGCCGACTGACATCTGCCAGGCGACCTGTGACTTCACAAGGCTCCGGGACGAGCGGGTTGCGGCCGCTGCCGCCGCCGGCGCCGTCGGCGTGCTGGTCGCCGCACCGGATCTCACCTCGCTGGGCCGTCCCACGGAGCTCGACCAGTGCCCGGACGGGCCGAAGAGCTGCCCGGCCATCCAGTCCTACGGCCCTCTGCCCATCGTGACGCTGCCCTACGACCGGGCCGAAAGCCTGGTCAAGCGGATCAGATCCGAACGGTCGCCTGTCGAGCTCAGTGTCGGCGGCAGCGTCGTGCCGAAGGTGTACGCCGCCAGGTACCACGACGAGGGACAGATCAAGCCGGACAGCTACCGGGTCGCCAAGGACGATCTCGACCAAGTCGACCTCCACTTCCACGCGGCACAGCCCGGCGACGTCCACCAGCTGGCCTGGATGCAGTTCCTCCGCAACACCCCCATCGCGTCACAGGTCACTCTGCCCAGCCTGCCCACGCGGCAGACGCTCACCACGTTCGTCAAGCGGCAGAACGACGCGATCAGCCGGTTCACCGCATCGTGGGCCGATCGCGGAGCGGACTCCTTCCTGACGCACAACCGCTCTGAGGCGAACGACCTGGTCCTCACCGGCAAGGACGACATCCACTGGAACGCGGGGCCCTCCGTACCAGGGGCCATTCCCCAGGTGCAGACCAAGTCCGGCTTCTCGGTCGGAGCCGGACCGTGCTCGGGCTGCCGACAGGGCGACACGTTCTACCCGACCATCTACCTGACAGACAGCAGCGGTGGCCGCCAGGCCCTGATCGGCATCGTCAACGACGAATTGATCACGCACGACTTCGCCGATATCCCGGCGTGCGGGCCCACTCCGTCGTCCACGTCGCCGAACCTCGACTACACCTGCGACCTCGCTCTGCTGAACGCGTCCGGTCACGAGATCGAGCGCCGCACGGAGCATCTCCCCGACGAGAGCTACATCAGCCAGTGA